The DNA sequence CAGAAACAGCCCGGCGAGGATCATCTTAAAGGTCCAGTGCATCTCACCGTAGTATTTTTTTTCAGGCTTTGCCACCGGGGGTCTTGGCATGGCACGTGCCTGCTTCTCGATTTTTACCGCATAACCTTTTGCAAGAAGATAATTATTTCCGGGCCTGAGCGGATCCTGGTTCAACAGAACGCAAAGCTGACTGTAAAGGTCTGGAAGATGCCGGTTGAAGTCACGTGGTTTCTCAAAAAAATTCTCCACACATACGGAAAAGAACTCGTGCATATTGGTACCCGCATATGTCCGAAGCCATGACTTCTCCCCGTTCTTCATCTTGCTAAATTCTTTCTTGCCCTCCTCCAGCCAATCATCCATATGTTTGGCGAAGTGTGCATCGAACTCACTTCCATGAAAGAGATTCAGCTTGAGGCCATGTGCCAGTTCGTGCAAACCCAGGTTCCGACCGTCGTCGTCAATGGCGTATCCCTGTTGGTAGTCGGACCAGGAAAGCATGATCACCCCGTTGGGCATGGTACCTCCCAGCATGTCCTGACGGAACAGCCTGGAATGAAACTGATGCGGATAAATGAGAAAGGTATGAAAGTGTGTGATGGCATACTCATTGAGTCCGAAGGTGATCTGGGCTATGGTAGCCGAGATCAGGATCCGCATCTCGTCCGTCACCTCCAGATCCTCCATTCCTTTAAAACTTTTCTGCTCCCGGATAGCCACCAGTCTGTTTACAAACCGGGCCCTCCCTTTGATATCGA is a window from the Flavobacteriales bacterium genome containing:
- a CDS encoding zinc-dependent peptidase, translating into MAWFITIFLGFLALAFITSFIPETKRFIHNRIRQQTRISRPEFIFIDRLLCDRMTYYAALDIKGRARFVNRLVAIREQKSFKGMEDLEVTDEMRILISATIAQITFGLNEYAITHFHTFLIYPHQFHSRLFRQDMLGGTMPNGVIMLSWSDYQQGYAIDDDGRNLGLHELAHGLKLNLFHGSEFDAHFAKHMDDWLEEGKKEFSKMKNGEKSWLRTYAGTNMHEFFSVCVENFFEKPRDFNRHLPDLYSQLCVLLNQDPLRPGNNYLLAKGYAVKIEKQARAMPRPPVAKPEKKYYGEMHWTFKMILAGLFLGFIVGFPLYTITAISSKMFWSVALILAAVGFLAHFAAIRKENYLPISFFLIFIGIGFVPTGFVVSLAFNYVTSKTMSEKQEQVLIIGYRRSGHDFILRLEGGHEEYHQHVRTMDNSRYFRLRRATPQHAIFTYRQGWLGWKVVSRTDVD